The uncultured Paludibaculum sp. sequence GGTCGCCGTGATGGAGACCTTCGATTGCTCATGCTTTTTGAAGCCGTTGGCGTTGATCTTCAGCGAGTAGGTACCCGGCAGAAGTTCGGTGAACAGGAAGTACCCCTCCGCATTTGTCTTGCCGGAGCGGACCTGTCCGGTTTGCGCATTCGAAATGATAACTTCGGCATCGGCCACTGTGCCGCCGCTGCTGTCGGCTACAGTCCCGGACAATTGACCCGTGAGGCCCTGACCCGCCAGTCGGCCGGGTAGCAGCCCCATGAAGAGAAACAGCGAAGCCACGAGGATTCGCCGGAAACAATTTGAGGTAGGAAATGAGTGGTTTGTCATGAACAAATCCCAAAGACCATAAGCTCCGCCACGGGCAGGCGACAGGCACACGTATTGCTAGACCACTTAGATTTCGGGGCTTGCCCTATGACGCGCATTCAACTGGAGCGATGCTATCACCGGCGCACGCTGGTGACAATGGGGGTGCGTGCAAAGAATGGTTATCTTTGTTAACTGTCTTGAATCTCTACTATTCTGGTGATATCCACCGGGCATAGCCAGAAATGGCTATTGCACCCTCAGGCACAGCGGGCCTACTCTTCGCGCAGGATGATCGCCGGGGAGGTGCGCAGAGCTACCCGCACAGCGGCCCAGGTGGCCGCGCCCGAGACGCCCAGCACCAACACCATGGCAGCAACGATGGACACGGCATTCACGACGGGCACCCCATACAGCACGCTGCGGAAGAACGGCGCCAGGGCGAAGAAGGCGGTCGCACCAGCCACCACACCCGCCATCACCAGCAGCAGCGGCCGCGCGGACAGAATCCGTAAAATATCCACGGCCTGCGCGCCCAATGCCATGCGGATGCCCACCTCGCGGCGGGCTTGCGCCACGGCAAAGGCCAACGTGGCGTAGAGCCCCATCAGCACCAGGACCATCGCCGCGATGCCGAAGGCGGACGACAGCCAGGCCAGCACTCTCTCGGCCCAAAGCGAGTCGTCGACTTCTTCGCGCAGAGTGTGGATCTCGTAGAACGGCAGTCCGGGTTCGAGACGCGCCAGGGTGCGACGCACGGGCTCGATCACCTCGGCCGGCGGGCCGGCGGTACGAACGTGCAGGACGAATGAGCCACCCATTTTGAGCTTGACCGGGGCAAAGCCGTAGATCGTGGGTGGCACCGGTTCGCGGAGCGAGCGGTACTTCGCATCGCTCACGACACCGATGATGCGGCGTTCCGGCTTGGCCACTACCTCCACTCCGTTCCCGAACAACTTGCCAATGGGATCCTCGCCGGGAAAGAACCGCCTGGCGAAGGCCTGGTTTACGACGGCGGGCTCCGCGCCATGCGCCCCGATGTCGGTAGATTGGTAGTCGCGGCCGGCCACGATGGTCAGGCCCAATGCCTCGAAGTAGCCTTCCGAGATGCTGTTGACGCTGGTGTTGAGAAACTCAGAGCGAGTCACCCGGTGGCCCGCGGGACCGACGGTCATCTTGAGCCCGGTGCCGCGCATCAGACCGCGGGAGGCGAAGCCCGCGGCCACGACGCCGGGAATCTGGTTCACTTCCTGCAGGAGCCGGGCCCGAAGGGCGCCACCTTGCTCAGCCGTATAGCCGGCCATGGACGGATCGAGGGTAAACGTGACAATCCGGTTGGCATCGAAACCGGGGTGAAGCCCACGCAGGTTCTTCAGTGTGGAAGTGAGCAGGTCGGCGCCGCCCAGCAAGACGGTGCAGAGCGCGGCCTGAACGATAACCAGCGCCCAGCGCAACCGCTGGCGGCGCGTGGTGCGCGAAGAGCGCAGCGCCGTGTGAAGGTCAACGCCCGCGGACTGGATGGCAGCTGGCAGCGCCGCTACCAGCGAGGCCAACAAACAGAGCGACATCGAAATGCCCAGCACCATCCACGATGGCCGCAGATCCAGCGAGACCGTCAGTGTGCTGGCCGTAAGGTCGCGCAACGGCGGCAATGCGCGGGCAAGAAAGGGCGTGACCAGTAGCGAAAGCGCAAGGCCCGCGACACACCCCAGGCCGGCAAGCAGCAGGCTCTCGGTGAGCAACTGGGCGGCAATACGGCGGCCCGTGGCGCCCAGCGCCAGACGCACCGCGATTTCGCCACGCCGCGCGTAGCTGGCTGCCACGAGCAATCCACCGGCGTTGGCGCAGACGATGAGCAACAGGGCGGCCACGCCGCCCATCAGCAGCAGCAATCCGCTCTTTAGCTTCGGGCGTAGAAGGGAGATGCCGGTTTCGAGCGGCTCCAGCCGGAATGGCCGGTCCCGCCAGTAGGGACGCTCACCGGTCTTCCGCGTCTCTTCGACCAGCGCGGCGTCCAGCAGGCTGAAGGCCTCGTCCCGCGCGGCAGCCACAGCCACTCCGCTTTTCAGGCGGCCAAAAGTGACAAAATCCAACTTCGTGTGGGAGGAGTACTCCGGATCGGTGGCTAAAGCCGCAGTGGCGCGCAGGGGGACACGAAAGTCCGGCGTCGTCTCCACCTGAATGCCGTTGTCATGCTCGCGCAAGACGCCCACGACGGTGAATGCATGCTGGTTGATCGTCACGGCCCTTCCGACCGCGGATGGGTCAGAGCCGAAGTGGCTGCGCCAGAACGGGTAGCTGAGAACGACCGGCAGTTCGCCTGTGGCGTCGACCTCATCCTTGGGCATGAGGACACGCCCGAGCAGCGGGACCGTCCCGAGGGTCTCAAAGAAATTGCCAGTGACGATGTGTGCGCGGACGCGGACAGGACCCACCAGAGTCCGGCAGACGGTGTCGTACTCCGCATACCCGGCCACCTGGGAGAAACTGCGCGCCCGCTTTTGCAGGGCTTCCAGCACCGGGTACGGCTGCTCGCTGCGCGACCCGAGATTCACAACTTCCTGGGTAAACAGAAACAGCTCCGACGGGCTGTGAACGGGCAGCGGCCGCAGCACCAAGGCATGGACCAGGGCGAAGACCGCCCCATTCAGCGCGATGCCCAGCGCCAGCAGAAAGACGATGAGGGTGGAAACTCCGGCCGACACGCGGATGCGCCGCACGGCCACCCGCAGGTCCAATAGAAGATTCGGCCCCAGGTGGCGCATGCGACCATTTTAGGCGAGCGTGATTACTCCTTGGGTAGCTTCTTGTCCGCCTCGGAGATCTTCTTGAGCAGAGCCGCCGCGTCCTTGTTGTCTTTGACCATCCCGAGCGCCTGCACGGCAGTGTCATACGCCGCATGCGTGAAGCGGGCCGGCTGATTCAGCTTCTTCTGACCGAACATCTCTCCGATGTTCCACAACTGTTTGGCCGTCATGAACAGGAACGCCTGGCCGTTGGCGGTGGCGGTACCGTCCTTATAAGCGGCCTTCGCCTTGGCTGCGTCCTTGGGTGATCCGAGCGCCAGACTGGCCATGTTGGCGATCTCACGCCTTACCACCGTCTGCTCCAAGCCAACAACTTCGGCGGGGGGCACGGTAAGACCCTTCGTGATCTTCTGATACTGGCCCGGCTCCGCAAAGACGGCGTCCGGCATCTCCAGCAACAGCTTGGCATCCGCAGCCTTGTTTTCCGTAACGTAGCCGCGAGCCAGTTCAATGAACTGCATGGCCGACGCGGAGGCCTTGCCCTTGTACTCGTTGTTGGCGCGCCGGAAAGGCATGGCATCGCCGCGCGTCTTCTTCGTCCCCTCGGCAAACTTCTCCGCCAGTTCCATGTACGCGTTGGACATCCCACCGGTCATGATCATCGCCCAAGGCCGCGCCTGTTCCGTAAACTCGCCCTTCTTTTCGGCAAGCTCCACCAAGGCGTTACTGGTCTTGATATAGTCGCCCTTCTTGTAGGACTCCTGAGCGGAGTTCCACTTGAAAGCGGGGCTGCCGGGCTTGGGCGGCTCGGGTCCCTTTTCCGCGCAGCCCACAAGGAGCAGCGCCACGCCGCAAACCATTCCGAGCCTGATCCCAATGCTCAATCGCATGTTGTTCATGACCTCCAATTCACCTATCCGGGCCTTGTACTCGGCAAAAGTATACAGTTATTGCACGCCGGGGGAAACCCCATGCGGCAGGCGTACCGGAAGCTGCGGGCGGGTCGCGATACAATAAGTGACGGTGGGGTTTACTTTCCAGTCAATCGTTGCGCTCTTCGTGTGCCTGTCCACACTGCCGGCGCGTGCCGAGACTCCGGCGCAAGTAGAGTCGCTATTGGAGTTAGGCCATTTCAAGCGGGCCAAGTCAATAGTCGAGGCCGAACTCCGGGCCAACGCGAAGGATGCGCAGGCACACGCCTGGATGGCTAAAATCCTCATCAATTTTAATGACATGGAAGGCGCCTTCGCGGCCGCCGAGCGGGCCGTGGCCATTAGTCCGAACAACGCCGCGTTCCAAGGCCAACTGGCTGAAGCCGCCGCGATGATGGCCGATAAATCGAACCCTCTGAAGGGCTTCGGCTACGTGCGGCGCATGAAGAAAGCCATCGACACTGCTCTGGCTATTGATCCGAAGAACACCGACACGCTATTGGTCGAGATGATGTTCGCATGGAAAGCACCGGCCATCGCCGGTGGAGACCGGAAGCAGGCCGTTCGCATCGCCGACCGGATTGTCTCGATTTCGCCCGTTTGGGGCTATCTGGCGCATGCCCGCCTTCTTCAGGATCAGGGGCAGGACGCGGTGACGGAGGAGTGGCTGAAGAAGGCCGTCCAGGCCGCGCCAGGCTTCTACCGCGCTCGCGTTTCCCTGGCCCGTTTCTACTGCTGCACGGCGCGAAACAAGAGGATGGACATGGCGGAGAAAGCGGCCAACGACGCTATCGCCGTGGATCCGTCCGCCTCAGGCGCCTATGAAGTACTGGCCCGCGTCTACGCCACTCAGCAACGCTGGGCCGACCTGGACAACCTGGTGGCCAGAGCCGAGAAGGCCGTGCCCGACGACCTCGGCGCATATGAGTCGGCAGCACGGGCGCTGATGGAGATCGGCCAGGACTTCCGCCGTGCGGAGCGGTATCTCAACAAGTATCTGAGCCAACCGGCGGAAGGCCGCCAGCCGTCCCACGCCGAGGCCCTGTG is a genomic window containing:
- a CDS encoding tetratricopeptide repeat protein, with product MGFTFQSIVALFVCLSTLPARAETPAQVESLLELGHFKRAKSIVEAELRANAKDAQAHAWMAKILINFNDMEGAFAAAERAVAISPNNAAFQGQLAEAAAMMADKSNPLKGFGYVRRMKKAIDTALAIDPKNTDTLLVEMMFAWKAPAIAGGDRKQAVRIADRIVSISPVWGYLAHARLLQDQGQDAVTEEWLKKAVQAAPGFYRARVSLARFYCCTARNKRMDMAEKAANDAIAVDPSASGAYEVLARVYATQQRWADLDNLVARAEKAVPDDLGAYESAARALMEIGQDFRRAERYLNKYLSQPAEGRQPSHAEALWVMANLYIKEGRKADAIRELQAALRIQTDYEPAKADLKRILNS
- a CDS encoding ADOP family duplicated permease yields the protein MRHLGPNLLLDLRVAVRRIRVSAGVSTLIVFLLALGIALNGAVFALVHALVLRPLPVHSPSELFLFTQEVVNLGSRSEQPYPVLEALQKRARSFSQVAGYAEYDTVCRTLVGPVRVRAHIVTGNFFETLGTVPLLGRVLMPKDEVDATGELPVVLSYPFWRSHFGSDPSAVGRAVTINQHAFTVVGVLREHDNGIQVETTPDFRVPLRATAALATDPEYSSHTKLDFVTFGRLKSGVAVAAARDEAFSLLDAALVEETRKTGERPYWRDRPFRLEPLETGISLLRPKLKSGLLLLMGGVAALLLIVCANAGGLLVAASYARRGEIAVRLALGATGRRIAAQLLTESLLLAGLGCVAGLALSLLVTPFLARALPPLRDLTASTLTVSLDLRPSWMVLGISMSLCLLASLVAALPAAIQSAGVDLHTALRSSRTTRRQRLRWALVIVQAALCTVLLGGADLLTSTLKNLRGLHPGFDANRIVTFTLDPSMAGYTAEQGGALRARLLQEVNQIPGVVAAGFASRGLMRGTGLKMTVGPAGHRVTRSEFLNTSVNSISEGYFEALGLTIVAGRDYQSTDIGAHGAEPAVVNQAFARRFFPGEDPIGKLFGNGVEVVAKPERRIIGVVSDAKYRSLREPVPPTIYGFAPVKLKMGGSFVLHVRTAGPPAEVIEPVRRTLARLEPGLPFYEIHTLREEVDDSLWAERVLAWLSSAFGIAAMVLVLMGLYATLAFAVAQARREVGIRMALGAQAVDILRILSARPLLLVMAGVVAGATAFFALAPFFRSVLYGVPVVNAVSIVAAMVLVLGVSGAATWAAVRVALRTSPAIILREE